A stretch of the Lolium perenne isolate Kyuss_39 chromosome 3, Kyuss_2.0, whole genome shotgun sequence genome encodes the following:
- the LOC127343863 gene encoding beta-carotene hydroxylase 1, chloroplastic-like isoform X2 — MVVTRLEVAPFPLAASLAGAASLRPILRMASDGRANTAEVDETDEPTVAVPTTMTVVKARKESERQAYLLPAVMSSLGITSMAAAAVYYRFAWQWQMEEARFQRRECRGWDGVYKCVGG; from the exons ATGGTCGTCACGAGGCTGGAGGTTGCGCCATTCCCTCTCGCCGCCTCCCTCGCCGGCGCGGCTAGCCTTCGGCCCATCCTGCGCATGGCATCCGATGGCAGGGCCAACACCGCGGAGGTGGACGAGACGGACGAGCCGACGGTGGCGGTACCAACAACTATGACGGTGGTCAAGGCGAGGAAGGAGTCCGAGCGGCAGGCGTACCTGCTGCCCGCGGTGATGTCCAGCCTCGGGatcacctccatggccgccgccgccgtctacTACCGGTTCGCCTGGCAGTGGCAAATGGAG GAGGCAAGATTCCAGCGACGGGAATGCCGCG GCTGGGATGGAGTATATAAATGTGTAGGAGGCTGA
- the LOC127343863 gene encoding beta-carotene hydroxylase 1, chloroplastic-like isoform X1 yields MVVTRLEVAPFPLAASLAGAASLRPILRMASDGRANTAEVDETDEPTVAVPTTMTVVKARKESERQAYLLPAVMSSLGITSMAAAAVYYRFAWQWQMEEARFQRRECRGEHTSGTHQQNRCAFLVNIC; encoded by the exons ATGGTCGTCACGAGGCTGGAGGTTGCGCCATTCCCTCTCGCCGCCTCCCTCGCCGGCGCGGCTAGCCTTCGGCCCATCCTGCGCATGGCATCCGATGGCAGGGCCAACACCGCGGAGGTGGACGAGACGGACGAGCCGACGGTGGCGGTACCAACAACTATGACGGTGGTCAAGGCGAGGAAGGAGTCCGAGCGGCAGGCGTACCTGCTGCCCGCGGTGATGTCCAGCCTCGGGatcacctccatggccgccgccgccgtctacTACCGGTTCGCCTGGCAGTGGCAAATGGAG GAGGCAAGATTCCAGCGACGGGAATGCCGCGGTGAGCACACCTCAGGCACGCACCAACAGAATCGATGTGCATTTTTGGTTAATATTTGCTAA